In Microbacterium enclense, one genomic interval encodes:
- a CDS encoding glycogen debranching N-terminal domain-containing protein: MTTAPTTSPAGTTTQTPPLQPLLNDALIVLRAPTQVWSDGTGDMGAAPVHGVYHGDVRHVSSLSAVCDDSPIEWISTAPDGASRVLFGGLLRGLDDTTPDPKVRLLRDRRVADGHVSETWTLRSRVDRPLSATVRLSLTPEFAQLHEVKSGHARARDATVTIDGDHATVDAGAQGLELVVPGAALASGPDGLAATWAVEVPAFGSAEVTWTLTLRDDALVVGAATAPPRWDAATVAAGSPDPRLGRWLRTALDDLDALRLVLPEHPGDEFFAAGAPWFFTLFGRDSIWAARLALPLDHEIAASTLRVLARLQATDDDAQTAQEPGKILHELRASALEIPGEGIVLPPKYYGSVDSTPLWICLLADAWRAGMPEGEVRALLPTLRAALGWIRDHGDSDGDGFLDYIDRLGTGLSNQGWKDSGDSIQWRDGRLAEGPIALCEVQGYAYEAALAGAALLEQFGEGTDATDAAFWRSWAADLKARFAETYWVETPEGRYPAVALDRDKRPVDTLTSNIGHLIGTGILSPDEEAHVARLLLGESMSSGYGVRTMSTDAAGYWPLSYHGGSVWVHDTAIAAHGMLRAGLRDDARAVVEGLLDAAEGFAYRVPELHAGDPRSHSSVPTPYPAACRPQAWSAAAAVVCLTALAPGAPGTA, translated from the coding sequence ATGACCACCGCCCCCACCACCTCACCGGCCGGGACGACCACGCAGACCCCTCCCCTCCAACCGCTGCTGAACGACGCGCTGATCGTGCTGCGCGCGCCCACTCAGGTGTGGTCCGACGGCACCGGCGACATGGGCGCCGCGCCCGTCCACGGCGTCTATCACGGCGACGTGCGTCACGTCAGCTCCCTGTCCGCCGTGTGCGACGACTCGCCGATCGAGTGGATCTCGACGGCCCCGGACGGCGCGTCGCGTGTGCTGTTCGGCGGGCTCCTTCGCGGTCTCGATGACACCACCCCCGACCCGAAGGTGCGCCTGCTGCGCGACCGGCGCGTCGCCGACGGGCACGTCAGCGAGACGTGGACGCTGCGTTCGCGCGTCGACCGGCCCCTCTCCGCGACGGTGCGCCTGTCGCTCACTCCCGAATTCGCGCAACTGCACGAGGTGAAGTCCGGGCACGCGCGTGCGCGCGACGCGACAGTCACCATCGACGGCGACCACGCGACGGTCGACGCCGGCGCGCAGGGCCTCGAGCTCGTCGTCCCCGGTGCCGCGCTGGCATCCGGTCCCGATGGTCTCGCGGCGACGTGGGCGGTCGAGGTCCCGGCCTTCGGCAGCGCGGAGGTGACGTGGACCCTCACGCTGCGCGATGACGCCCTCGTGGTCGGCGCGGCGACGGCTCCGCCCCGATGGGACGCCGCCACCGTCGCCGCGGGCTCACCCGATCCACGCCTCGGCCGCTGGCTGCGCACGGCGCTCGACGATCTCGACGCCCTCCGGCTCGTGCTCCCCGAGCACCCGGGCGACGAGTTCTTCGCCGCGGGGGCGCCGTGGTTCTTCACGCTGTTCGGCCGCGACTCGATCTGGGCCGCGCGCCTCGCCCTGCCGCTGGACCACGAGATCGCGGCATCCACTCTGCGCGTCCTCGCGCGCCTGCAGGCGACGGACGACGATGCCCAGACGGCGCAGGAGCCGGGCAAGATCCTGCACGAGCTGCGCGCGTCGGCGCTCGAGATTCCCGGCGAGGGGATCGTCCTGCCGCCGAAGTACTACGGCAGCGTCGACTCGACACCGCTGTGGATCTGCCTGCTCGCCGACGCGTGGCGCGCGGGCATGCCCGAGGGCGAGGTCCGCGCCCTGCTGCCGACGTTGCGCGCCGCTCTCGGCTGGATCCGTGACCACGGCGACAGCGACGGCGACGGCTTCCTCGACTACATCGACCGCCTGGGCACGGGCCTGTCGAACCAGGGGTGGAAGGACTCGGGCGATTCGATCCAGTGGCGTGACGGACGCCTCGCCGAGGGGCCGATCGCCCTGTGCGAGGTGCAGGGCTACGCCTACGAGGCCGCTCTCGCCGGCGCCGCCCTGCTGGAGCAGTTCGGGGAGGGGACGGATGCCACCGATGCGGCGTTCTGGCGATCATGGGCCGCCGATCTGAAGGCGCGTTTCGCCGAGACCTATTGGGTCGAGACGCCCGAGGGGCGTTACCCCGCCGTCGCTCTGGACCGGGACAAGAGGCCGGTCGACACGCTGACGAGCAACATCGGACACCTGATCGGCACCGGGATCCTCTCTCCCGACGAAGAGGCGCACGTCGCGCGATTGCTGCTCGGCGAGAGCATGTCGAGCGGGTACGGCGTCCGGACGATGTCGACGGACGCCGCCGGCTACTGGCCCCTGTCGTACCACGGCGGCAGCGTCTGGGTGCACGACACCGCGATCGCCGCGCACGGCATGCTCCGCGCCGGCCTGCGCGACGACGCGCGCGCGGTGGTGGAGGGATTGCTGGATGCCGCCGAGGGCTTCGCGTACCGCGTGCCGGAGCTGCACGCCGGCGACCCGCGCAGCCACAGCTCGGTGCCGACGCCCTACCCCGCCGCGTGTCGCCCGCAGGCGTGGTCGGCGGCCGCCGCGGTGGTGTGCCTGACTGCGCTCGCGCCCGGAGCCCCCGGCACGGCCTGA
- a CDS encoding carbohydrate ABC transporter permease, translating into MTATASPQTTVLAEQRFDGPARPAKHRLSRRALGWQVGLYALLIALALIYIYPFLVQVSTSFKTDAGAAADPISLAPQPFTWAAYERLFLTSDFPVWFGNSVVVTVFVTAGRVFFNSLAGYALARLQFRGRGIVFAGLVGVMAVPTVVLLIPKFLVINQLGIYDSYAGMILPLLVDAAGVFIMKNFFESIPPSVEEQARIDGAGTFRIFWSVVLPMARPALITIVILSFQGSWNELSHFVISTQSPELTTLTKGVASLASGQLSQGSQFPLKLAAAAIMTIPVAVVFFIFQRRIMNASEGAVKE; encoded by the coding sequence ATGACCGCCACCGCATCCCCGCAGACGACCGTGCTCGCTGAGCAGCGCTTCGACGGCCCCGCGCGACCGGCGAAGCACCGTCTCTCGCGCAGAGCCCTGGGCTGGCAGGTCGGCCTCTACGCGCTGCTCATCGCGCTGGCGCTCATCTACATCTATCCGTTCCTCGTCCAGGTGTCGACATCGTTCAAGACGGATGCCGGGGCGGCCGCCGACCCGATCTCGCTCGCGCCGCAGCCCTTCACGTGGGCCGCGTACGAGCGCCTCTTCCTCACCTCCGACTTCCCGGTCTGGTTCGGCAACTCCGTCGTGGTCACCGTGTTCGTCACCGCGGGCCGGGTGTTCTTCAACTCGCTCGCCGGCTACGCGCTGGCTCGTCTGCAGTTCCGCGGTCGCGGCATCGTGTTCGCCGGCCTCGTCGGCGTCATGGCCGTGCCGACCGTCGTGCTGCTGATCCCGAAGTTCCTCGTGATCAACCAGCTCGGCATCTACGACTCCTACGCGGGAATGATCCTGCCGTTGCTCGTGGATGCCGCGGGCGTGTTCATCATGAAGAACTTCTTCGAGTCGATCCCGCCGTCGGTCGAAGAGCAGGCCCGCATCGACGGCGCCGGCACGTTCCGCATCTTCTGGTCGGTCGTGCTGCCGATGGCGCGCCCCGCCCTCATCACGATCGTCATCCTGTCGTTCCAGGGGTCGTGGAACGAACTCAGCCACTTCGTCATCTCGACCCAGTCCCCCGAACTCACCACCCTGACCAAGGGCGTCGCCTCTCTCGCAAGCGGTCAGCTCAGCCAGGGAAGCCAGTTCCCCCTCAAGCTCGCGGCCGCGGCCATCATGACGATCCCCGTCGCCGTGGTGTTCTTCATCTTCCAGCGCCGCATCATGAACGCCAGCGAAGGAGCCGTCAAAGAATGA
- the budA gene encoding acetolactate decarboxylase, with the protein MADRPLAVHPGAVTQFAVLDALLGGMYSTGIAVRDARAFGDTGIGCCEGLGGEVVVVDGEFFECTADGPPRRMQDDEGLPFVDLCPFGEPAAQAVADLDGTALDAVIASSLVSRNLFHAIRLDGIVSRVRTRVTRRQEPPFRPLAEVAAEQIETVSHDVRGAIVGFWMPRIYQGVTVAGLHLHFLSDDRRIGGHVLEIDVQDAVLRVSPYARFALQLPLDDEFLGRELTHDEDRRIASIEGGASVSENDRKR; encoded by the coding sequence GTGGCCGACCGCCCTCTCGCCGTTCACCCGGGTGCCGTCACGCAGTTCGCTGTTCTCGACGCGCTTCTCGGGGGAATGTATTCGACCGGCATCGCTGTTCGTGATGCTCGTGCTTTCGGCGATACCGGTATCGGATGCTGTGAAGGCCTCGGCGGAGAAGTGGTCGTCGTCGACGGGGAGTTCTTCGAATGCACGGCTGACGGCCCTCCCCGCCGGATGCAGGACGATGAGGGTCTGCCGTTCGTCGACCTGTGTCCCTTCGGCGAACCTGCTGCCCAGGCGGTGGCAGATCTCGACGGAACCGCGCTGGACGCGGTCATCGCGAGCTCCCTGGTCAGCCGCAATCTGTTCCACGCCATCCGACTGGATGGAATCGTCTCGCGGGTACGCACCCGGGTGACGCGTCGGCAGGAACCGCCCTTCCGCCCGCTCGCGGAGGTCGCGGCGGAACAGATCGAAACGGTCTCGCACGACGTGCGTGGGGCGATCGTCGGTTTCTGGATGCCGCGCATCTACCAGGGCGTCACGGTCGCGGGGCTTCATCTGCATTTTCTCAGCGACGATCGACGCATCGGCGGACACGTTCTCGAAATCGACGTGCAGGACGCTGTCCTGCGCGTGTCACCATATGCACGCTTCGCCCTCCAGCTGCCTTTGGATGACGAATTCCTCGGGCGTGAACTCACCCACGACGAAGACCGCCGCATCGCGTCCATTGAGGGCGGAGCGTCCGTTTCGGAGAACGACCGGAAGCGGTGA
- a CDS encoding amino acid permease, whose amino-acid sequence MSLFRTKSVEQSIADTDEPEFRLKKSLTAVDLTVFGVGVVIGAGIFTLTGRAAHDVAGPAVVMSFVIAAIACGLAAMCYAEFASTVPVSGSAYTFSYASLGELFAWIIGWDLILEMFLGASVVAQGWSAYLSTFLEQLGIILPEAIRSGGVVDVPAILLVLVLGGLMTVGIKESLRVNLVLVAVKLFIVLFVIVAGILFINPANYDPFVPPSAPTEAASGWTQPLLQFLSGVEPATFGVGGILAGAALVFFAYIGFDVVATTAEETKNPQRDLPIGIIASLVICTVLYCAVAVVVTGMVPFDELNPKAALAEAFATRGQTWMATVIAAGAVAGLTTVVLTLLIGATRIIFAMSRDRLLPGSLAKVHPRFRTPWVISIVVTVIVALVAGLTPVGVLEEMVNIGTLSAFVLVSIGVVVLRRKRPDLKRGFRVPLSPVLPIVSAAICTYLMLNLSVETWLRFLIWLALGFAIYFAYSRTHARLATGAPLDPTAPRVVAPPME is encoded by the coding sequence GTGAGCCTATTCCGCACGAAGTCGGTGGAGCAGTCCATCGCCGACACCGATGAGCCGGAGTTCCGTCTCAAGAAATCCCTCACTGCCGTCGACCTCACCGTCTTCGGAGTCGGCGTCGTGATCGGCGCCGGCATCTTCACCCTGACGGGGCGCGCCGCGCACGATGTCGCCGGTCCCGCCGTGGTGATGAGCTTCGTCATCGCCGCGATCGCATGTGGCCTCGCCGCCATGTGTTACGCGGAGTTCGCCTCGACGGTGCCCGTCTCCGGGTCGGCCTACACCTTTTCCTATGCCTCTCTCGGCGAATTGTTCGCCTGGATCATCGGGTGGGATCTGATCCTGGAGATGTTCCTCGGTGCGAGCGTCGTCGCCCAAGGATGGAGCGCCTACCTCAGCACGTTCCTCGAGCAGCTGGGGATCATCCTTCCCGAGGCGATCCGTTCCGGCGGTGTGGTGGACGTGCCCGCAATCCTGCTCGTCCTCGTTCTCGGCGGCCTGATGACCGTCGGCATCAAGGAATCGCTGCGGGTGAACCTGGTGCTCGTCGCGGTGAAGCTCTTCATCGTCCTGTTCGTGATCGTCGCCGGCATCCTGTTCATCAATCCCGCCAACTACGACCCCTTCGTCCCGCCGTCCGCTCCCACGGAAGCGGCATCCGGATGGACGCAGCCCCTGCTGCAGTTCCTCTCCGGAGTGGAGCCGGCGACCTTCGGTGTCGGAGGAATCCTCGCGGGCGCTGCGCTGGTGTTCTTCGCGTACATCGGCTTCGACGTCGTCGCCACCACGGCCGAGGAGACCAAGAACCCGCAACGGGACCTTCCGATCGGCATCATCGCGTCGCTCGTGATCTGCACGGTCCTCTACTGCGCCGTCGCCGTGGTCGTGACCGGAATGGTGCCCTTCGATGAGCTGAACCCGAAGGCCGCACTGGCCGAGGCCTTCGCGACGCGGGGGCAGACGTGGATGGCCACCGTCATCGCCGCCGGCGCCGTCGCCGGTCTCACCACCGTCGTGCTCACGCTGCTCATCGGCGCCACGCGCATCATCTTCGCGATGTCGCGCGATCGTCTGCTGCCTGGGAGCCTGGCCAAGGTGCACCCCCGCTTCCGCACCCCGTGGGTGATCTCGATCGTCGTGACGGTGATCGTCGCCCTCGTCGCGGGTCTCACACCCGTCGGCGTCCTGGAAGAGATGGTCAACATCGGCACGCTCTCCGCGTTCGTGCTCGTGTCGATCGGCGTCGTGGTCCTGCGCCGCAAGCGTCCTGACCTCAAACGCGGCTTCCGCGTCCCGCTGAGCCCGGTGCTGCCGATCGTGTCGGCCGCGATCTGCACGTACCTCATGCTCAACCTCTCGGTCGAGACCTGGCTGCGGTTCCTCATCTGGTTGGCACTGGGCTTCGCGATCTACTTCGCGTACTCGCGCACTCATGCCCGCCTGGCGACGGGCGCACCGCTCGACCCGACCGCGCCGCGCGTCGTCGCTCCGCCCATGGAGTGA
- a CDS encoding YbaK/EbsC family protein, producing the protein MTDALPTRSRLVAASLEAAGIAGSIIVLPDAASTAALAAAALEIEVGAIANSLVFWSDDEPLLVMTSGAHRVDTAALAERIGRGGIRRATPEQVLAATGQPIGGVAPTGHPAPLTTIVDEALAAFPEIWAAGGTPHTVFPLTFDELVRLTGGTVAKVD; encoded by the coding sequence ATGACCGACGCTCTCCCTACCCGGAGCCGCCTCGTCGCCGCCTCGCTCGAGGCGGCGGGGATCGCCGGCTCGATCATCGTCCTTCCGGATGCCGCATCGACGGCCGCGTTGGCCGCTGCGGCCCTGGAGATCGAGGTGGGGGCGATCGCCAACAGCCTCGTCTTCTGGAGCGACGACGAGCCGCTTCTCGTCATGACCAGCGGCGCGCACCGCGTCGATACGGCGGCTCTCGCCGAGCGGATCGGACGGGGTGGCATCCGTCGAGCGACGCCCGAGCAGGTCCTCGCGGCGACCGGTCAACCGATCGGGGGCGTCGCGCCCACCGGACACCCGGCACCGTTGACGACGATCGTCGACGAGGCGCTGGCCGCGTTCCCGGAGATCTGGGCCGCGGGCGGGACGCCGCACACGGTGTTCCCGCTGACGTTCGACGAGCTCGTGCGCCTGACGGGCGGAACGGTCGCCAAGGTCGACTGA
- a CDS encoding Lsr2 family protein: MAIKHITHLVDDLDGSVLEEGEGKQITFSVEGRAYEIDLSNRNADKFYNAVAPFVDAARSVSRPATNSRRPRATRRDSDVDLGAVREWARANGHTVSDRGRVPATVLEAYSAAQS, from the coding sequence ATGGCTATCAAGCACATCACTCATCTTGTTGACGATCTCGACGGCTCGGTTCTCGAGGAAGGTGAAGGAAAGCAGATCACCTTCTCGGTCGAAGGCCGTGCGTACGAAATTGATTTGTCGAACCGTAATGCCGATAAGTTCTACAACGCCGTCGCCCCGTTCGTCGATGCCGCGCGGTCGGTGTCGCGCCCGGCGACGAACTCCCGCCGCCCTCGCGCGACCCGCCGTGACAGCGATGTGGACCTCGGTGCCGTCCGCGAGTGGGCCCGCGCCAACGGGCACACCGTGAGTGATCGAGGTCGCGTTCCCGCGACGGTCCTCGAGGCGTATTCCGCCGCGCAGTCCTGA
- a CDS encoding Lsr2 family protein produces the protein MAKKHITQLIDDLDGSVLEDGATINFSIEGRAYEIDLSQKNVKKLREAIEPFAAAARPVGSLSSGRRASRGRSTSTRDLADVRSWAEKNGHAINSRGRISTNVLAAYDAAH, from the coding sequence ATGGCCAAGAAGCACATCACGCAGTTGATCGACGATCTGGACGGTTCCGTCCTCGAAGACGGAGCGACCATCAATTTCTCGATTGAGGGGCGCGCCTATGAGATCGATCTTTCCCAGAAGAATGTGAAGAAGCTGCGAGAAGCAATCGAACCGTTCGCCGCCGCCGCTCGCCCCGTCGGGTCGTTGTCCTCGGGGCGCCGCGCATCTCGTGGCCGCTCGACGTCGACGCGAGACCTCGCCGATGTCCGCTCGTGGGCGGAGAAGAACGGACACGCGATCAACTCGCGAGGTCGCATTTCGACGAACGTTCTCGCCGCGTACGACGCCGCACACTGA
- a CDS encoding sugar ABC transporter permease, with protein MSALTTAPRRAGSSSSGIRRGEAAAGWLFTAPVLVILGVFLLVPVLMALWVSFSDWTGRGSPFSSNVGFVGLDNYAAVTTGGGLAERDFGTALRNNAWYVLLVVPLQTALSLFLAVLVNRAILRGRGFFRTAFYFPSVTSSVAITVLWLFLFSSSGAINEVLSWLGVNGPNWFSDPSGVVHNLLAAVGVTSGPAFLTGNTTLGVSWWDWLAGPSVAMSAFILMAVFTTSGTFMLLFIAGLQNIGGDVQEAAMMDGANGWQRFWRVTLPQLKPVLFTVLTLGLIGTWQVFDQIYTGTQGGPGKTTLTPAYLSYSAAFLSQQWGQGAAIAFVLFVIIVALTILQRFVLRDRPVSRRRLRQYEVPTTGASAGVGNDRPRAQKGAQR; from the coding sequence ATGAGCGCTCTCACCACCGCGCCGCGTCGCGCCGGATCCTCGTCCTCGGGGATCCGGCGCGGCGAGGCCGCCGCCGGTTGGCTCTTCACCGCCCCCGTGCTGGTCATCCTGGGCGTGTTCCTCCTCGTCCCCGTGCTCATGGCACTGTGGGTGAGCTTCTCGGACTGGACCGGTCGCGGCAGCCCGTTCTCGTCGAACGTGGGCTTCGTCGGCCTCGACAATTACGCCGCCGTCACCACCGGTGGGGGTCTCGCTGAGCGCGACTTCGGAACGGCCTTGCGCAACAACGCCTGGTACGTCCTCCTGGTGGTGCCCCTGCAGACGGCGCTCTCCCTCTTCCTCGCAGTCCTCGTCAATCGCGCGATCCTCCGCGGGCGCGGATTCTTCCGCACCGCGTTCTACTTCCCCTCGGTCACGAGCTCCGTCGCGATCACCGTGCTGTGGCTGTTCCTCTTCTCGTCCTCCGGCGCGATCAACGAGGTGCTGTCCTGGCTCGGCGTCAACGGCCCCAACTGGTTCAGCGATCCTTCCGGCGTCGTGCACAATCTGCTCGCGGCGGTCGGGGTGACCAGCGGACCGGCGTTCCTGACCGGCAACACGACGCTCGGCGTCTCGTGGTGGGACTGGCTCGCCGGTCCGTCGGTGGCGATGTCGGCGTTCATCCTCATGGCCGTGTTCACCACGTCGGGCACGTTCATGCTGCTGTTCATCGCGGGGCTGCAGAACATCGGTGGCGACGTGCAGGAGGCCGCGATGATGGACGGCGCGAACGGCTGGCAACGCTTCTGGCGGGTGACCCTCCCGCAGCTCAAGCCCGTGCTGTTCACGGTGCTGACCCTCGGACTGATCGGCACGTGGCAGGTGTTCGACCAGATCTACACCGGCACGCAGGGCGGCCCCGGCAAGACGACGCTGACCCCCGCGTACCTGAGCTACTCCGCGGCGTTCCTCTCCCAGCAGTGGGGTCAGGGGGCGGCGATCGCCTTCGTGCTGTTCGTCATCATCGTCGCGCTGACGATCTTGCAGCGCTTCGTCCTCCGCGACCGGCCGGTGTCACGCCGACGCCTGCGCCAGTACGAGGTGCCGACCACCGGAGCGTCCGCGGGCGTCGGGAACGACCGCCCCCGCGCGCAGAAGGGAGCGCAGCGATGA
- a CDS encoding Glu/Leu/Phe/Val dehydrogenase dimerization domain-containing protein, which produces MTHALPLPDFSHERVEVVTGGRSGLVITVALHSSVLGSALGGARLWTYPTWSDALGDALRLSAAMTLKNAAAGLDAGGGKSVIALAPGTTLDADRRRAAFLDLGDVVESLDGAYRTAEDVGSTTDDMLVVSERTAHVVGLPEAGGGSGEPAGPTSLGVYASLIATLERATGAADVSGRRITIAGLGQVGGRLATRLSVEGAVLTVTDVNPAKKALAADLGAAWVEPHEAHLVTSDVFVPAGIGGVLTDEVIDALDARAVCGPANNPLADRSGAERLASRGILYAPDFVVNAGGVIYLDLEAKQRGTRDEIMARVAGIGDTLRSIFDEAESRGVTPLAAAEGVAAQRLRDGATSSALV; this is translated from the coding sequence ATGACCCACGCCCTCCCCCTTCCCGATTTCTCCCACGAACGTGTGGAGGTGGTGACGGGAGGCCGCAGTGGCCTCGTCATCACCGTCGCCCTGCATTCGTCGGTGCTCGGTTCCGCTCTCGGCGGTGCTCGCCTGTGGACCTACCCGACCTGGAGCGACGCCCTGGGCGATGCGCTCCGGCTCTCTGCGGCGATGACCCTTAAGAACGCCGCCGCCGGTCTCGACGCGGGAGGCGGCAAGTCGGTCATCGCCCTGGCTCCCGGGACCACGCTGGACGCGGATCGTCGCCGTGCCGCGTTCCTCGATCTCGGTGACGTCGTCGAGAGCCTCGACGGGGCGTACCGCACGGCCGAAGACGTCGGGTCGACCACCGATGACATGCTCGTCGTGAGCGAGCGGACCGCCCACGTCGTGGGACTGCCCGAAGCCGGCGGCGGATCCGGCGAGCCCGCCGGACCGACCAGCCTCGGCGTGTACGCCTCCCTCATCGCGACCCTCGAGCGCGCAACGGGCGCCGCGGACGTCTCCGGTCGACGTATCACCATCGCGGGACTCGGCCAGGTCGGCGGACGCCTCGCCACGCGCCTCTCCGTCGAGGGCGCCGTCCTGACCGTCACCGACGTGAACCCCGCGAAAAAAGCCCTTGCCGCTGATCTGGGCGCCGCCTGGGTGGAACCGCACGAGGCTCACCTCGTCACGAGCGACGTCTTCGTCCCCGCGGGAATCGGCGGAGTGCTCACCGACGAGGTCATCGACGCTCTCGACGCGCGCGCCGTCTGCGGACCGGCGAACAACCCCCTCGCCGATCGATCCGGTGCCGAACGGCTGGCGAGCCGCGGAATCCTCTACGCCCCCGATTTCGTCGTCAACGCCGGCGGCGTGATCTACCTCGACCTCGAGGCGAAGCAACGCGGAACGCGCGACGAGATCATGGCGCGGGTGGCCGGGATCGGCGACACCCTTCGCAGCATCTTCGATGAAGCCGAGTCGCGCGGGGTGACTCCGCTCGCAGCGGCCGAGGGAGTCGCCGCGCAGCGCCTCCGAGACGGCGCTACGTCGAGCGCTCTGGTCTGA
- a CDS encoding extracellular solute-binding protein, which translates to MTRHTPLGRARTWLGAGALLTTGALALTACGSGFTDAPGDGEASGSGKLSILIGSSGDAETKAVTDAVAAWSEQSGVQAEVQIANDLPQQLSQGFAAGSPPDLFYLAPEALAGYAANGSIAAYGDDLSNKSDFYPSLVDNFTIEGSFFCAPKDFSTLALIINTDLWTAAGLTDADVPTTWDQLASVAQKLTTDGRVGLAFGAEYQRVGAFMAQAGGGLVTDGKATADSPENVEALTYVKTHLNDGSFAFASDVGAGWGGEALGTQKAAMVIEGNWITGAMKADYPDVKYKVAELPAGPGGKGTLQFTNCWGLAADSGNQEQARALVEYLTSTDQQLAFSNAFGPMPSIQSAADAWSEANPDQTAFLAGAEYAQFPPNMAGAADVITDFNAQLESLKTGDPQALLTTAQSNLEAITK; encoded by the coding sequence ATGACACGGCACACCCCCCTCGGCCGAGCGCGTACCTGGCTGGGAGCCGGCGCCCTCCTGACCACCGGCGCCCTGGCGCTCACGGCCTGCGGGTCGGGATTCACCGACGCCCCCGGCGACGGAGAGGCCTCCGGCAGCGGAAAGCTCAGCATCCTGATCGGCTCGTCGGGTGATGCCGAGACGAAGGCCGTCACCGACGCCGTCGCCGCCTGGAGCGAACAGTCCGGTGTGCAGGCCGAGGTCCAGATCGCCAACGACCTCCCCCAGCAGCTCTCCCAGGGCTTCGCCGCGGGTTCTCCGCCGGATCTCTTCTACCTCGCGCCCGAAGCCCTCGCCGGCTACGCCGCGAACGGATCCATCGCCGCGTACGGCGACGACCTCTCCAACAAGAGCGACTTCTACCCCTCGCTCGTCGACAACTTCACCATCGAAGGCAGCTTCTTCTGCGCGCCGAAGGACTTCTCCACCCTCGCGCTGATCATCAACACCGATCTGTGGACGGCGGCCGGACTCACGGATGCCGACGTCCCCACGACGTGGGACCAGTTGGCATCCGTCGCCCAGAAGCTCACGACCGATGGCCGCGTCGGCCTGGCGTTCGGGGCCGAGTATCAGCGTGTCGGCGCTTTCATGGCGCAAGCGGGCGGTGGCCTCGTCACGGATGGGAAAGCGACCGCCGACAGCCCCGAGAACGTCGAAGCACTGACCTACGTCAAGACGCACCTGAACGACGGCAGCTTCGCCTTCGCCTCCGACGTCGGCGCCGGCTGGGGCGGCGAGGCCCTTGGCACACAGAAGGCCGCGATGGTCATCGAGGGCAACTGGATCACCGGTGCCATGAAGGCCGACTACCCCGATGTGAAGTACAAGGTGGCCGAGCTCCCCGCCGGCCCCGGCGGCAAGGGCACTCTGCAGTTCACGAACTGCTGGGGCCTCGCCGCCGACAGCGGCAACCAGGAGCAGGCGCGTGCCCTCGTCGAGTACCTGACGAGCACCGACCAGCAGCTGGCGTTCTCGAACGCGTTCGGCCCGATGCCCTCGATCCAGTCCGCCGCGGACGCATGGTCCGAGGCCAACCCCGACCAGACCGCGTTCCTCGCCGGTGCTGAGTACGCCCAGTTCCCGCCGAACATGGCCGGAGCCGCCGACGTCATCACCGACTTCAACGCCCAGCTCGAGTCGCTGAAGACCGGCGACCCGCAAGCGCTGCTGACGACGGCGCAGTCCAACCTCGAGGCCATCACGAAGTAG